The sequence CAGAGGGCTATGTGCGGTCGCCGAAAGTGACTGTCTTGCTGGTGCGCTACCGCAACTTCTACGTGCACGGGGAAGTGAAGACGCCGGGCGGCTATCCCTATGAAGCGGGGCTCACGGTGCAGAAGGCCATCAGCCTGGCCGGTGGCTTTACCGAGAAAGCCGAGACCAGGAAAATCGCTGCAACCCGTGTTGTGGGAGATCGGGCCGACACGATGATCTTGGGGATGGAGGCTCCTATTTTCCCCGACGACATCCTCGCTGTCGGGCTCATGCAAAAAATCTTTGTGAGCGGAGAGGTGAAGACGCCTGGCCGTTACCCCTACGAGCCGGGACTCACTGTCCAAAAGGCCCTATCGATGGCAGGAGGGTTGACCGAACGCACAGACCTGTCCAGCATCAAGCTCACCCGGTTCAAAGAAGCCGGCGTCGAGACAGAACCCAGCGCATTCGAGACCCCGGTGCTGCCTGACGACATCATCACAGTCGAGGGACCGAGTCAGCGGCAGAAGCTTTATATATCGGGCGAAGTCAAGACTCCAGGCCAGTACCTCTACCAGCCAGGACTCACCATCCAGAAGGCGCTGACGATGGCCGGCGGGTTCACCGACAAGGCGGACAAGGCTCAGGTAAAAGTGACGCGATTCAAGGGCAATGCCGTTGAAACGATGTTGCTGGAGGCGGACACAGTCGTCATGCCTGACGATCTGATTGTCGTTGTGCAAGCCAAGAAGATCTATGTCAATGGAGAAGTGAAGTTATCGGGTGCCTTTCCTTATGAGAAGGGACTGACGGTGCATAAAGCCATCACGATGGCCGGCGGGTTTACCGACAAGGCGGCCAAGACATCGACGAAGGTGCTCCGCAGCATCGACGGGCAGGAGCACTCGGTCGAGATCGCACTTGATGCTCAGGTTCTGCCCGAGGATATCATCGTGGTGCCGCAGCGATTCTTCTAACAGCAGAATGCTGAAACCGTCCGCCAGCTTCGTTCTTGCCGCGGCCAGAGGCCGAACGCACTAAATAGGAATAGGCATCGTTTCTTCCCGTGATGGTTCAAACAAAACCCCTCACGCGAAGGAATAGACGGCCCCATGGAGTCGAGTGGCGGCTCAACGGGGGGCACGAATGATGACGCTGCTACGAAAGGAGAAGGAAAATGACAATTCTTCGTCACCTTATTAGTCTGTTCTTCGCTGTCATGCTTATCTCCGAAGCCGTGGCAGTTGAGGTTCCCAGCCAACGCGATATCTACCGGATCGGACCGAACGATGTCATTCGGGTTCAAGTGTTTGGCGAGGATGAGTTGTCTCTGGAACGGAAGGTGGAGGGAGATGGAAAAATTGACTATCCCCTTTTGGGCGCCGTTCCTGTCGAAGGCAAGACGGTTCAAGAGCTCCAACAGTATCTGACCGCACGCCTGGCATCAGGATACCTCCGAAAACCGAAGGTGAGCATCTCGATTGTACGTCATCGGAACTTCTATGTGAGTGGGGAAGTCAAGACGCCGGGCGGGTTCCCCTATGAAGAAGGGCTCACTCTCCAAAAAGCCATTGCCATGTCAGGCGGGCTCACCGAGAAATCGGACAAGACCGAGATCCTGGTGAAGCGGATCAACGGTCCGGTTACTGTAAGCCTCAGGCTTGAACCGGATGCTCTCATCATGCCCGATGATCTCGTTGTGGTCGCGCAGGTACAGAAGTTCTACGTCAACGGTGAAGTGAAAAAACCCGGTGATTACGCGTACGAGAAAGGGCTCACGGTTCACAAAGCCATCACGATAGCCGGAGGATTTACTGAAAAAGCCTCGAAGGGTTCGACGAAGGTCTTGCGCACCGTCAACGGGCAAGAGGAGGCCCTCGAGACGACTCTCGATTCCCTCACGTATCCCGGCGACATCATCGTGGTTCCCCAGCGGTTCTTTTAGACGGGTGACTTTCTGGGCGCGTTCCCTTGCACCGGTGAGCGATCGCAAGGCTGTAGGGAAATGGCTACTATCGGACAGACAAACCGCTCAGGATACTCAGCGATCTCCCCGTGATAATACGACGTTGGAGCAATGTGCCTTGCAGGCACCCGAATTGCTTGCGTTCAGCCACAGATGCGAACCAGTCGTGGAGAGGAATTGTTCCGGTTCAGAGGGTCCACCATGCACGAGACAACACAACGTGAAGCGAATGCAGCTCGCGGCTCTCATCCTAGAGAATTCTCATCTTTGAGTCTCTGGACATTGTTGACCGTCGCCTGCTTGACCGCTTGCTTCGGAAGCGAGTCTTTCGCCCAGGTGGTCTATCCACCAAATACAATTTATGACGGGCCTAAAAAGGTTCCATCCCTTCCTCGTCCCGGCTATCTGCAGCCTATAATTGATCCTGTTTTTGGAACCAAGGTAACCAGAATCAGCGATGAATCGATGGGGCCCTCAAAACCGTCGCGCTTGCAACATCACTACTCGAAGGACCAGGCCTGGAATTGCGATATGACATTGATAAAGCTACACGCCGCGGAATTTATCTTGGACGCGAAAACATATCAAATCGTCACCAAACAGGGTAGTAAGAATGAACCAAAGTGGTCAACTGTGGACCCAAACGTTATCTTCTACGTCAGCGGAAATCAGTTCCGTAAGTGGAACGTCCGAACAAATGCCGATACCCTGCTCCATACATTTCCTGAAGGGAACATCTCGATAGGGGATTATGAAGGCAATATCTCCATTGGAGATAAATATGTTGTCCTAAATGTGGGCCCGACTCTCGCCATCGTCTATGACATAGCGAACGATGTCGTTATTTCAAAGAAAGATATCGGAGCCGCTGCATCAGATTGGATGTCCATCTCACCATCAGGAAATTATGTTGTGCTGCACAGCAACACCGGCGGCGGCGTAGTGGTTCATGACCGCAATTTAAATTTTTTACGTAAAATCTTTAATCACGGTTCCCATGCAGACCTGGGGTATGACGGATCCGGCAACGAAATAGATGCGCAAGTTTGCACGGGCAAGGGAAGGGCCCGTCTGGATAACGGGCTTATGTCTGAATTGATGCCGGGATTTAACGAATGCGGTCATCTATCGCTCCGAAGTTACAAACGTCCGGGATGGGCCTTGAAATCAGGGGATGGGGAACTATATGCGATCAAGCTTGACGGCAGCGGCATTGTTCAGCGTTTTACCCATGAGCATTCATCCGGCGCAACCTACGATTCACAACCCAAAGGTGTTATCAGCCCCGATGGCTCCAAAGTGATGTGGAATAGTGACTGGGGATCCGGATCAGTCTACGCCTATGTGGCTGAGATGCCCGGGAACTCAGTTGATACCGTGCCCCCGGCTGCCCCAACAGACCTCAGGGTGACGGGCATCTTGCGGACCGGGCTCAACCCTTCCTTAGACGCTTCGACGGGTATCGCCGACGCAACAGCCCATTGAGCCTCCGTTGTGATCCTCAATCATTGACCATCAGGGGTAGACACCTTCCGGACGTGGGCCTGTCGCCTGGCATTGAGCCGCTATGCGACGATCGCCTTCCACCTTGTCAGGCAAGTATCCGAGTTGAGCGCTCAGCGCTTCCAGACCCTTTGCGATCATGAGACTGATCCCCGGCGTGGTGAGGACGCTCAACCAGTGGAGCATCAGCGTCCCCTCGATTCCTTCATCCAAACTGTCAGACCTCCACGTTCCCCTTCGCCGTTTGCACGAAGCCCGGGCATTTGTCGATCGCGGGGCGCCGCATTATTTCCAAGGTGGGGCAAAAGCGGATACGACAAGCACCACCTTGGGACGGTGATGATTGCGCTTGTTGTGTAAGACTGTGCGCAGGCCGATGGCATAGACGAGTTCGATTTTATGGGTGATGGAGTATGGAGACGGTAATTAACCCGCGAGTCAGAAGATACCGTGAAGGGGACGCAGTAGCGCTTGTCACGCTATGGAATGCGGCTCATCGGGAGTACGGTGGATATGTTCCGAGAACATTGGCCTATTGGAACTGGTGTGTGCTTAATCGTCCTAAGGTGTCGGTGGATGATGTTTTGGTGATTGAAGAGGGCGGGGCAATCCTAGGTTATGGGGTGCTTGGTCCTAAAAATTATGTACTTGAGTTTGCGATTGAGCCCACACTGTCACGAAGAAGGATGAGTGAGATCGCCACTACGCTTTGCAACGCACTGGAGAAGCGGGCCAGCGCCAAAGGAGATCCGGCAATTTACATGACTGTACCAGCCGGCAATCTGGCTCTATGTGAGGCCTTACGTGCTTGTGACTACTCGGAAATTAAGGGTGAGTTTTTGAACGTGACGATCGTGAATCCCGTGGCCCTAATGCAGCGAGTTCTTGAATATCGCCGTAAAATCATCCCCGAAGGCTGGGCGAAAACATTCTTGCTCGAGTTCGCAAATGGGTACTATAGATTTAACCCCTTTCCGAAAGTGTATGTTCAGATTGGAGATAATTGCCTGGCAGTGGCTCCTGTTACGACGGAACCGCCCCTAGATTGTCGAATCAACATGAGTCTATCTGTCTTTGCAGAAATGATTTTTAAGCGGTTGACCTTTGAGTCAGCGATCGAATCTGGGCAGGTCACGGTGACGCCCCACTCCGAACTTTACGCCGCTCAGCAACTTGTACGCCTCCTCACCTTGCCTGCTCCTTGGTATTCCCCCTTGGCCGATAGGCGCTGACTGAATCGAGAACGTCAGAAGAAGGAGTCTATTGTCTCATGTCCGCCACAAGCACATCGCGACCTCGCTCGTATCAAGGAGGGGACGAGACTCGAATTGCCGCCATACTCAATGCGTCTCATGCGAAAGCATGGGGAAATGAATCGTTCTGGCGGTGGAAACATTCGTTGCGACCGGATTTCTCTCCAGATGACGTGACGGTGTCAGTCATCGATGGTGAGATTGTCGGTTGCTTTCATGGGGCAATTCTTCCGGTTCGGCTGGAGGACGGGTTGGATGTCCCGATGTGCGTCGAAGGTGATTTTGCCGTACTTCCTGAGTACAGGAAAAGGGGGCTTCCCCTGGAGGCCCATGATCTTGCCGACAAGAGGTTGCTCGAAGCCGGTGTCATCTTGCGAGGAGGATTTACATCGCAGGAGCTGAATGAACGCTTCTATCATCGGCAATTCGGATACATCTTCGCGCCGACCGAGACAGTACGATTCGTCAAGATTCTAGGATTGGATCCTCTCCGGGAAAGAGTCACGCAGCTCAGCGAACGGTTACTCAACAGCGGAATACTTAGTGAGGTGTTTAAAGGAATCCATTTAATCACTGATGTCGCTTTTGACCAGTTGCCTCCTGCCCATTTGGAGATGTCCGAGAAATCACTCGTCTTAGTTCCAGGAGTTGCCCATACGCCTCATATGCAGGTGCGCATTCCATATGGTCTGCTCATTCATGCTCGGCGTGGCCCCTTCAGCTTGTTTCTAGCCGTGCTCAGAGGGATGACTTCCGGGAGTGTGCGGGTAAGAGGGCTGCTGCGCAACCTGCCGACGCTGTGCAGGCTTATCGTTAGACTTGTTAGCAGACGGAAATTGATATGAAGACTCGTCGTGCCGATAGCTTCCGCTAATTCGAGAGACGATATGTCGAACCATGCAATCAAGTGTTTGGAAGATTCCAATGCGACGGGCAATCCATGGGCTCCTGATTCCTGGCAAGGGAAACCTGTTTCCCAACAGCCGGTGTACAGGGATTCTGAAAGCCTTAAGAAGGTCCAGGCCCAACTCGCGAAGCTTCCGCCGCTGGTGACAAGTTGGGAAGTCGAGGCCCTCAAAACCCGGCTCGCTGAGGCGGCCAGAGGGGAGCGATTTCTGTTACAGGGTGGCGACTGCGCCGAAAGCTTCGAGGAATGCGAGCCCGAGGCCATTGTCAATAAGCTCAAAATCCTGCTTCAGATGAGCCTGATTATCGTCCACGGGAGCAAGAAGCCGGTAATTCGGGTGGGACGATTTGCGGGGCAATACGCAAAGCCACGGTCGGCTGAAGCGGAAACGAGGTGTGGCATAACACTGCCGGTCTACAAAGGTGACATGATCAATCGCCCCGGTTTTACCGAGGTTGACCGGACACCTGACCCGGTGTTGCTGCTACGGGCATACGAACGGGCTGCCTTGACGATGAACTTCATCCGCTCTCTCACCACAGGCGGGTTTGCAGACTTGCATCACCCGGAAAATTGGGACCTCGGTTTCATCGGCCATTCCCCGCTCGCAGTCGAGTGGAAACGTGTGACCATCTCGATCGGGGAGTCGATTCGTTTCACGGAAGCACTCAGCGGCACCACGATCGCAGAGTTGTGCCACGCAGATTTCTTCACCAGCCATGAAGGGTTGCACCTGCTGTACGAGCAAGCTCAGACGCGTCGAGTCCCACGTCGAGAGGGAGTATATAACTTGTCGACACACTTTCCCTGGATTGGCAATCGAACCAGATCATTGGACGGGGGTCATGTCGAGTATTTTCGGGGCATAGCCAATCCCATCGCTGTCAAGATTGGGCCGGAGATCACGTCGAACGAGCTTCTCGCTCTCATCGACAGTTTGAATCCTGCAAATGAACCTGGCCGGCTCACGCTGATTCATCGGTTCGGTGCGAATATGATATCCCGCCGCTTGCCTCCGCTTCTGCGCACCGTGCAAGAGGCGAATAGGATTGTGCTCTGGTGTTGCGATCCGATGCACGGGAATACGAAGGTGACCGGCGCAGGGATCAAGACCAGGTATTTTCAGGATATTCATGAAGAACTGGAGCAGGCCTTTGACATACATCAGGCCGAAGGGACGTATCTTGGCGGCCTCCACATCGAGCTGACCGGCGAAAACGTAA comes from Nitrospirota bacterium and encodes:
- a CDS encoding SLBB domain-containing protein; translated protein: MLVNGVAVAVSAPPQSGHQYQLGPNDVVRIMVFGEEDLTVESKVGGDGIINFPLLGSVPIAGKTVNELQEYLAGRLAEGYVRSPKVTVLLVRYRNFYVHGEVKTPGGYPYEAGLTVQKAISLAGGFTEKAETRKIAATRVVGDRADTMILGMEAPIFPDDILAVGLMQKIFVSGEVKTPGRYPYEPGLTVQKALSMAGGLTERTDLSSIKLTRFKEAGVETEPSAFETPVLPDDIITVEGPSQRQKLYISGEVKTPGQYLYQPGLTIQKALTMAGGFTDKADKAQVKVTRFKGNAVETMLLEADTVVMPDDLIVVVQAKKIYVNGEVKLSGAFPYEKGLTVHKAITMAGGFTDKAAKTSTKVLRSIDGQEHSVEIALDAQVLPEDIIVVPQRFF
- a CDS encoding SLBB domain-containing protein codes for the protein MTILRHLISLFFAVMLISEAVAVEVPSQRDIYRIGPNDVIRVQVFGEDELSLERKVEGDGKIDYPLLGAVPVEGKTVQELQQYLTARLASGYLRKPKVSISIVRHRNFYVSGEVKTPGGFPYEEGLTLQKAIAMSGGLTEKSDKTEILVKRINGPVTVSLRLEPDALIMPDDLVVVAQVQKFYVNGEVKKPGDYAYEKGLTVHKAITIAGGFTEKASKGSTKVLRTVNGQEEALETTLDSLTYPGDIIVVPQRFF
- a CDS encoding 3-deoxy-7-phosphoheptulonate synthase → MSNHAIKCLEDSNATGNPWAPDSWQGKPVSQQPVYRDSESLKKVQAQLAKLPPLVTSWEVEALKTRLAEAARGERFLLQGGDCAESFEECEPEAIVNKLKILLQMSLIIVHGSKKPVIRVGRFAGQYAKPRSAEAETRCGITLPVYKGDMINRPGFTEVDRTPDPVLLLRAYERAALTMNFIRSLTTGGFADLHHPENWDLGFIGHSPLAVEWKRVTISIGESIRFTEALSGTTIAELCHADFFTSHEGLHLLYEQAQTRRVPRREGVYNLSTHFPWIGNRTRSLDGGHVEYFRGIANPIAVKIGPEITSNELLALIDSLNPANEPGRLTLIHRFGANMISRRLPPLLRTVQEANRIVLWCCDPMHGNTKVTGAGIKTRYFQDIHEELEQAFDIHQAEGTYLGGLHIELTGENVTECIGGPGGLTEADLGRTYTTLCDPRLSCEQALEMAMVAAQRMSAPSVR
- a CDS encoding GNAT family N-acetyltransferase, with product MSATSTSRPRSYQGGDETRIAAILNASHAKAWGNESFWRWKHSLRPDFSPDDVTVSVIDGEIVGCFHGAILPVRLEDGLDVPMCVEGDFAVLPEYRKRGLPLEAHDLADKRLLEAGVILRGGFTSQELNERFYHRQFGYIFAPTETVRFVKILGLDPLRERVTQLSERLLNSGILSEVFKGIHLITDVAFDQLPPAHLEMSEKSLVLVPGVAHTPHMQVRIPYGLLIHARRGPFSLFLAVLRGMTSGSVRVRGLLRNLPTLCRLIVRLVSRRKLI